In a genomic window of Synergistaceae bacterium:
- the dhaL gene encoding dihydroxyacetone kinase subunit L, with the protein MSVYECITQISNRIIANKDFLTELDREIGDSDHGINMARGFEAVKEKISPCDNDIGAALKKTGMTLLSKVGGASGPLYGTAYMEAGKILAGKTQLTAQDFKSAFEAAIAGIQKRGKAVKGEKTMLDALIPAYESYCQEIESGADIVKALDSACKAANNGVEFTKTIIATKGRASYLGERSIGHQDPGATSAAITLEAIRDSLKGE; encoded by the coding sequence ATGAGCGTTTATGAATGTATTACACAAATTAGCAATAGAATTATAGCAAATAAAGACTTCCTCACTGAATTAGACCGCGAAATAGGAGACTCAGATCACGGCATTAATATGGCGCGAGGGTTTGAGGCCGTCAAAGAAAAAATTTCTCCCTGCGATAACGACATCGGAGCAGCCCTCAAGAAAACCGGAATGACTCTTTTATCCAAAGTCGGCGGAGCGTCAGGGCCTCTCTACGGTACAGCATACATGGAAGCAGGGAAAATTTTAGCAGGCAAGACACAATTAACCGCACAAGATTTCAAGTCAGCATTTGAGGCAGCAATCGCAGGAATCCAGAAACGCGGGAAGGCCGTCAAAGGCGAAAAAACTATGTTAGACGCTTTAATCCCGGCTTATGAGTCTTACTGTCAAGAAATAGAATCGGGCGCAGACATTGTAAAAGCTCTCGACTCTGCGTGTAAAGCTGCTAATAACGGCGTTGAGTTCACAAAAACTATTATCGCCACTAAGGGACGCGCAAGTTATCTCGGTGAACGCAGTATCGGCCATCAAGACCCCGGCGCGACTAGTGCAGCAATCACACTTGAAGCAATAAGAGACTCACTCAAAGGAGAATAA
- a CDS encoding chromate transporter gives MDVKILLDLFITFAKIGAVTFGGGYAMLMILLREVVEKKHWASEQELTDYYAVSQCTPGVIAVNVATFIGRKQAGIMGGIIATIGVVFPSIIIISLLAGIIRAYSELEFVKHAFAGVRVCVCVLIFNAVLKIFKSAVIDKITLVIYIIILAGTVFLKISPILLVVLAGLAGLLVKGLKKS, from the coding sequence TTGGACGTAAAAATTTTGCTTGATCTCTTCATAACTTTTGCGAAAATCGGTGCAGTAACTTTCGGGGGCGGTTATGCGATGTTAATGATACTTTTGCGTGAGGTCGTCGAAAAAAAACATTGGGCTTCAGAGCAAGAATTAACAGATTATTATGCTGTCTCGCAATGCACTCCGGGAGTTATTGCCGTGAATGTCGCTACGTTTATAGGCCGTAAGCAAGCGGGCATTATGGGCGGGATAATTGCGACAATCGGTGTAGTATTTCCTTCGATTATAATAATTTCGTTATTGGCCGGAATTATACGGGCTTATTCTGAGCTTGAATTTGTGAAACATGCTTTTGCGGGCGTTCGTGTGTGCGTGTGCGTGTTAATATTTAATGCCGTTCTGAAAATATTTAAATCTGCCGTCATCGATAAAATAACGCTTGTGATTTATATAATTATTCTTGCGGGAACAGTTTTCTTGAAAATATCGCCGATTCTGTTAGTTGTTCTTGCAGGTTTAGCGGGCTTGCTGGTAAAGGGGCTGAAGAAATCATGA
- a CDS encoding 5'-methylthioadenosine/adenosylhomocysteine nucleosidase has protein sequence MRMRKIFLAVVIIFSLSPLVCAETWIIKAGDKSSAVNLEVTSREPAKKIGLIGAMDVEIALLKESAVIIKTEKIAGMEFFSGKIGSADIVIVKSGVGKVNAGICAQILITHFGVNEIINTGVAGSLRSDLNISSIVIAVDCVQHDFDVSPLNFAKGEIPYTGKFAFETDDKLRGEIVKAAKKFAPFRNIVEGRICTGDQFISDKSQKDAITKNFGGDCCDMESGAIAQVCYLNNIPFAIIRAISDSSDSSDYEEFKEVTARLSASIVKSMLEGR, from the coding sequence ATGAGAATGAGAAAAATTTTTCTTGCTGTAGTAATTATATTTTCGCTGAGTCCTTTAGTTTGTGCTGAAACATGGATAATCAAGGCCGGTGATAAATCTTCAGCTGTAAATCTTGAAGTTACCAGCCGTGAGCCCGCAAAAAAAATCGGCTTAATCGGAGCAATGGATGTTGAAATCGCTTTATTGAAGGAGTCTGCTGTTATCATCAAGACAGAAAAAATTGCGGGAATGGAATTTTTCAGCGGCAAAATCGGAAGTGCTGACATAGTAATCGTTAAATCAGGAGTCGGCAAGGTCAACGCGGGAATCTGTGCGCAAATTTTGATAACTCATTTCGGAGTGAACGAAATAATAAATACTGGTGTAGCCGGCTCTCTAAGGTCAGATTTGAATATTAGCAGTATAGTTATTGCTGTTGACTGTGTGCAGCATGATTTTGACGTATCACCGTTAAATTTCGCAAAAGGCGAGATCCCTTATACTGGAAAATTTGCATTTGAGACCGATGATAAATTACGCGGTGAAATTGTGAAAGCTGCTAAAAAATTTGCTCCGTTCAGAAATATTGTAGAGGGCAGAATTTGCACGGGAGATCAATTTATAAGCGATAAATCACAGAAAGACGCGATTACAAAAAATTTCGGCGGGGACTGCTGCGACATGGAAAGCGGCGCGATCGCACAAGTTTGTTACTTGAATAATATTCCGTTCGCAATTATACGCGCAATTTCTGACAGTTCAGACTCAAGCGATTACGAAGAATTTAAAGAAGTTACAGCGAGATTAAGTGCTTCAATAGTTAAATCAATGCTTGAAGGGAGATAA
- a CDS encoding chromate transporter — MMMHIKLFWEFFKTGLFAVGGGMATLPFLYDISDRTGWFTHEQLADMIAISESTPGPIGVNMATFAGKLTAGYPGAVIATLGLITPSIIIILIIAAFLYAFKDNKHVDAVFYGMRPASTAMITAACILVAKIVFIQEGRFANINWDSVDLAVLLLMFTHSVKFTKKFHPVIWIALSAVIGVIFKY, encoded by the coding sequence ATCATGATGCATATAAAACTTTTCTGGGAATTTTTCAAGACCGGTTTATTTGCAGTTGGCGGAGGAATGGCGACTTTACCATTTTTATATGACATTTCAGACCGGACTGGCTGGTTTACTCATGAACAGTTAGCAGACATGATCGCAATATCTGAATCAACTCCCGGCCCAATAGGTGTAAATATGGCGACTTTTGCGGGAAAATTGACAGCAGGTTATCCCGGTGCAGTGATTGCGACTTTGGGATTAATTACACCGAGTATAATAATAATATTGATAATTGCAGCGTTTCTTTACGCCTTCAAAGATAATAAACACGTTGACGCAGTTTTTTACGGAATGAGACCGGCAAGCACAGCGATGATTACTGCTGCATGTATTCTAGTTGCAAAAATAGTTTTCATTCAAGAAGGGAGATTTGCAAATATTAACTGGGACTCGGTTGATTTAGCTGTATTATTATTGATGTTCACTCACTCTGTTAAATTCACGAAAAAATTTCATCCGGTCATATGGATAGCTTTATCTGCTGTAATTGGCGTAATATTTAAATATTAA
- the dhaK gene encoding dihydroxyacetone kinase subunit DhaK, producing MKKLINQVDNIVDEMLDGMTAAFPQYVKRLEGFDVLVRAGGKSSKVALVSGGGSGHEPSHGGFVGRGMLDGAVAGAVFTSPTPDQVYEAIKAVDGGKGVLLVIKNYTGDVMNFEMAADMARDEGIKVDQVITADDVAIENSTWTTGRRGIAGTVFVHKIAGAAAESGLELEDVKRVAEKVISNVRSMGMAVNACTVPAAGKPSFDLADDEIEIGIGIHGEPGTHREKISTVNDIADKLLEKIFAEGIYNAGDKVAVMINGMGGTPLMELFVANKHVKNVLDAKKINVAKTLVGNYMTSLDMEGFSITLLKLDDELEKFLNAPADTPAFVQC from the coding sequence ATGAAGAAATTAATTAATCAGGTTGATAACATTGTTGATGAAATGCTCGACGGAATGACGGCAGCTTTTCCCCAGTACGTTAAGAGACTCGAAGGCTTTGACGTTCTTGTGCGTGCAGGCGGTAAAAGTTCAAAAGTTGCGCTTGTTTCCGGAGGCGGGTCAGGTCATGAGCCTTCGCACGGAGGTTTTGTCGGGCGCGGCATGCTTGACGGTGCTGTGGCTGGAGCTGTTTTTACTTCACCGACTCCAGATCAGGTTTACGAGGCTATAAAAGCTGTTGACGGCGGGAAAGGCGTTTTGCTCGTCATAAAAAATTATACCGGCGACGTTATGAATTTCGAGATGGCTGCTGATATGGCACGCGATGAAGGAATCAAAGTCGATCAAGTAATAACCGCTGATGATGTCGCAATCGAAAACTCAACATGGACGACAGGACGCAGAGGAATCGCAGGAACAGTTTTTGTTCACAAGATCGCGGGTGCAGCAGCTGAGTCAGGACTTGAACTTGAAGACGTTAAACGAGTCGCAGAAAAAGTTATATCAAATGTGCGCTCAATGGGAATGGCCGTAAATGCCTGCACAGTCCCCGCAGCAGGTAAACCCAGTTTTGATTTAGCTGATGATGAAATAGAAATCGGAATCGGTATTCACGGTGAACCCGGCACTCATAGAGAAAAAATTTCAACCGTCAATGATATTGCTGATAAACTGCTTGAGAAAATTTTTGCTGAAGGAATCTATAACGCCGGTGATAAAGTAGCAGTCATGATTAACGGCATGGGCGGAACTCCTTTAATGGAACTCTTTGTAGCAAATAAGCACGTTAAAAACGTTCTTGACGCTAAGAAAATCAACGTAGCAAAAACTTTAGTCGGCAACTATATGACTTCTTTAGATATGGAGGGCTTCTCGATTACGCTTTTAAAACTTGATGACGAGCTGGAAAAATTTTTAAACGCTCCTGCCGATACTCCTGCGTTTGTGCAGTGCTAG
- a CDS encoding PTS-dependent dihydroxyacetone kinase phosphotransferase subunit DhaM has protein sequence MVGIVIVSHSWKIAEGVCDLANEMAQGNPGIIPAGGLEDGSIGTDAQRIADAIRAANQGEGVAILADIGSAIMSAETAIELLEDDGEEIRAEIADAPLIEGAVCAAVEAAGGATLDSVLAAAEESRDASKL, from the coding sequence ATGGTCGGAATAGTAATTGTCTCTCACAGCTGGAAAATTGCCGAAGGAGTCTGCGATCTCGCTAACGAAATGGCACAAGGCAACCCCGGAATTATTCCCGCAGGAGGTCTCGAAGATGGCTCAATCGGCACAGACGCACAAAGAATCGCCGACGCAATAAGAGCAGCGAATCAGGGTGAAGGAGTAGCAATCCTCGCAGACATCGGAAGCGCAATAATGAGCGCAGAAACCGCAATTGAATTATTAGAAGACGACGGAGAAGAAATCCGCGCAGAAATCGCCGACGCACCATTAATCGAAGGCGCAGTATGTGCAGCAGTTGAGGCAGCAGGAGGCGCAACACTTGACTCTGTTTTGGCAGCAGCTGAAGAATCAAGAGACGCTTCTAAATTATAA